From Deinococcus apachensis DSM 19763, one genomic window encodes:
- a CDS encoding LLM class flavin-dependent oxidoreductase — translation MALSIPLSLLDLTRVHKDEPAAEGIARSVRLARTADRLGYHRLWFAEHHNAPTIASSATALMIQHVAAQTENLRVGAGGVMLPNHSPLVIAEQFGMLETLYPGRIDLGLGRAPGTDGATMRALRRDGREADRFPHDVLELHGYLSGHSLIAGVNAYPGAGTQVPLYILGSSLFGAQLAAQFGLPYAFASHFAPAALNDAARIYRETFDPGGPLASPEAKPHFIAAVNVIAADDTSTALDQRRQAEDGWLQAFLGRGQSLSPEDLRAVRGHPQAQQILGMLDRTVVGTQSDVVGGLEALVGEVQADELILVNLAVAEEHQHRTLELLAPAAAS, via the coding sequence ATGGCTCTCTCTATTCCTCTGTCGCTGCTCGACCTCACCCGGGTCCATAAAGATGAACCCGCCGCTGAAGGCATCGCCCGCAGTGTGCGCTTGGCCCGCACCGCCGACCGGCTCGGGTATCACCGCCTGTGGTTCGCCGAGCACCACAACGCGCCCACCATCGCGTCGTCAGCCACCGCCCTGATGATTCAGCATGTGGCCGCACAGACCGAGAATCTGCGGGTCGGCGCGGGAGGCGTCATGCTGCCCAACCATTCGCCGCTGGTGATCGCGGAGCAATTCGGCATGCTGGAAACGCTCTACCCAGGCCGCATTGACCTGGGCCTGGGCCGCGCGCCCGGAACGGACGGCGCGACCATGCGTGCCCTGCGGCGCGACGGACGCGAAGCAGACCGCTTTCCCCACGACGTCCTTGAGCTGCACGGCTACCTCAGCGGGCATTCGCTCATTGCTGGCGTGAACGCTTACCCCGGTGCGGGCACCCAGGTGCCGCTGTACATCCTCGGGTCATCGCTGTTCGGCGCACAACTCGCCGCCCAGTTCGGCCTACCCTACGCGTTCGCGTCTCACTTTGCTCCCGCAGCGCTCAATGATGCGGCCCGGATCTACCGGGAGACCTTCGACCCTGGTGGTCCCCTCGCTAGCCCGGAGGCGAAACCGCACTTCATCGCCGCTGTGAACGTGATTGCTGCGGACGACACCAGTACGGCCCTTGACCAGCGGAGGCAGGCCGAAGATGGCTGGCTCCAGGCATTTCTGGGCCGTGGACAATCACTGAGTCCAGAGGACCTGAGGGCTGTGCGAGGGCACCCCCAGGCGCAGCAGATACTGGGAATGCTTGACCGCACCGTTGTCGGTACGCAGTCAGACGTGGTGGGTGGCCTCGAAGCGTTGGTTGGGGAAGTGCAGGCTGATGAGCTGATCCTGGTCAACCTGGCCGTGGCCGAAGAGCATCAGCACCGCACCTTGGAACTGCTGGCCCCCGCGGCAGCTTCTTGA
- a CDS encoding transposase, with translation MLHPWMQQTLTEVLKTLPVATPLPPADHRAGWERWQEGFSVKFTLLETLPPLRLLLVLDNLTGHKTPELVCWLMRQGIMPLYTPVAGSWLNMAESIQRILVRRALAGHCPTSATQVIEWLEASAHGWNRHPTPFVWGGKRRDRRQRSRARRHPLGGSGACTLQPIS, from the coding sequence GTGCTGCACCCCTGGATGCAGCAGACCTTGACGGAGGTGTTGAAGACGCTGCCGGTGGCAACACCGTTGCCACCGGCAGACCACCGGGCAGGCTGGGAACGCTGGCAGGAGGGGTTCAGCGTGAAGTTCACGTTGCTGGAGACCTTGCCGCCACTCCGCCTGCTACTGGTTTTGGACAACCTCACCGGGCACAAGACGCCCGAACTGGTGTGTTGGTTGATGCGGCAGGGCATCATGCCGCTGTACACCCCTGTGGCAGGGAGTTGGTTGAACATGGCCGAGTCGATCCAGCGCATTCTGGTTCGTCGCGCCCTCGCAGGTCACTGCCCGACCAGCGCCACCCAAGTGATCGAGTGGTTGGAAGCCAGCGCCCATGGGTGGAACCGCCACCCCACACCCTTCGTCTGGGGCGGAAAACGACGAGACCGCCGACAGCGGTCTCGTGCACGACGACATCCTTTGGGCGGTTCTGGCGCCTGTACCCTTCAGCCCATCTCCTGA
- a CDS encoding helix-turn-helix domain-containing protein: protein MVGRAKVLLGVAAGLPYTQAARRAGRTSGDGVAHLVARFNQHGLKALETRPGGRPPVIYGSAERNRILETARRKPDREQDGTATWSLSTLQRVLRREPGFEHLSTFTILGVLHEAGLTWQRDRTWCETGTAKRQRKTGVVVVTDPDAEAKKS, encoded by the coding sequence ATGGTCGGCCGCGCCAAGGTGTTACTTGGGGTGGCCGCTGGCCTGCCCTACACCCAGGCAGCTCGTCGGGCTGGTCGAACATCAGGGGATGGAGTGGCTCACCTGGTGGCACGCTTCAACCAACACGGACTCAAGGCGTTGGAAACACGTCCAGGTGGTCGTCCCCCTGTGATTTACGGTTCCGCTGAGCGGAACCGTATTCTCGAAACGGCCCGCCGAAAACCCGACCGAGAACAGGATGGCACCGCGACTTGGTCGCTCTCGACGTTGCAACGCGTGCTGCGCCGCGAGCCCGGCTTCGAGCACCTCAGTACCTTCACCATTCTGGGTGTCTTACACGAGGCGGGGCTGACCTGGCAGCGGGACCGGACCTGGTGCGAGACCGGCACGGCCAAGCGGCAACGCAAGACCGGCGTGGTGGTCGTGACTGACCCCGATGCTGAGGCGAAAAAAAGTTGA
- a CDS encoding helix-turn-helix domain-containing protein, protein MLSADQPTATLSQIVAPVGLSDDTVGSWRRRFAAERVAGLSDAPKR, encoded by the coding sequence CTGCTCAGCGCCGACCAACCCACAGCGACGCTGAGCCAGATCGTGGCACCGGTGGGATTGAGCGACGACACCGTAGGAAGCTGGCGCCGACGATTTGCCGCCGAGCGTGTCGCCGGGTTGAGTGATGCCCCCAAGAGGTGA
- a CDS encoding MurR/RpiR family transcriptional regulator, with translation MTTSSLTSTAASTTTVERLRMNLDSFGQRDQLIARFVIDHAEELPFLSAGEIAEALGVSGPAITRFSQRVGYEGYPHLQRSVRQDLRATLGIKQPGRQDAVVASYWASERANLDGLEAIGEHQLLLFATAITSARQVWIVGARSSYGLALIAESLLSPFRPRVRAYSADTLNGQPEQLLEVTAEDVALVYTLRRYSRTTTRVTTALQNRGVKVLLMTDQGASPLGKIAFQSIRLPTQGSEVVASLAPFISLTSVISTLVARELGGEHLQQAELLKADFSVYEY, from the coding sequence ATGACGACGAGCTCCCTCACTTCGACGGCTGCGTCCACGACAACTGTTGAACGGCTGCGTATGAACCTGGACAGCTTCGGCCAGCGGGACCAGCTCATCGCCCGCTTTGTCATCGATCACGCCGAGGAGCTGCCTTTCCTGAGTGCCGGGGAGATCGCTGAAGCCCTGGGGGTGAGCGGCCCGGCCATCACCCGATTCAGCCAGCGGGTTGGCTACGAGGGGTATCCCCACCTGCAACGCTCGGTTCGCCAGGACCTGCGAGCCACCCTGGGCATCAAGCAGCCGGGGCGGCAGGACGCGGTGGTTGCCAGCTACTGGGCGAGCGAGCGCGCTAATCTCGATGGCCTGGAGGCTATTGGAGAACATCAGCTCCTGCTCTTTGCCACGGCGATCACCAGTGCCCGGCAGGTCTGGATCGTCGGGGCCCGTTCTTCGTATGGGCTGGCGCTCATCGCCGAGTCCCTGCTGTCACCGTTCCGACCCAGGGTGCGCGCCTACTCGGCCGATACCCTGAACGGCCAGCCCGAGCAGCTTCTGGAGGTGACCGCCGAGGACGTTGCGCTGGTCTACACGTTGCGCCGCTATAGCCGCACTACCACTCGGGTCACTACTGCGCTTCAGAACCGTGGGGTGAAGGTGTTGCTCATGACCGACCAGGGAGCCTCGCCGCTCGGTAAGATTGCCTTTCAGAGCATTCGGTTGCCGACTCAAGGGTCAGAGGTGGTCGCCTCGCTGGCGCCCTTCATCAGCCTGACCTCCGTGATTTCCACGTTGGTGGCCAGGGAATTGGGAGGCGAGCATCTCCAACAGGCCGAACTGCTCAAGGCTGACTTCTCTGTGTACGAGTATTGA
- a CDS encoding serine hydrolase domain-containing protein, with amino-acid sequence MTISATNSTDLATAFEQEARRLLEEHRVPGVTLGLLTPDGDYFVNLGVTSLENPLPVTSDTFFQIGSTTKTITSLTCSVLEAQGKLRLDDTVRTYLPDFRLKDESVAAEVTVRDLLTHQGGWQGDLFEDTGEGNDAVARVVGFMAGVEQMVPLRGHWSYNNAGFYVAGRVIEVVTDQTYDAAVTDLVLRPLGMEHTLFSANQIMTYRFAAGHNKIGDDMVVQRPWMIMRSAAPAGSTCSSTVQDMARYAHYMMSGRVATLPGPGDQGSPDAELTTVSPLETLDRRALWERTIPIGLSLSGSAGTSGEMGQSWFVDRPSGTLIISHGGTTYGQQSDFWVAPDRGVSFIAMTNASNGHALHRKLSEWVKREVLGLSAPALDEHTITPEEMWALAGDYTVFGTPMSVGVRAEDDGLRLTLPNLTGEGPETVALRLIGPDRAVIAGGDAEGFGVEFLRGADGQVEFLRLGGRLYPRARQAVEAEPQLPTKAL; translated from the coding sequence ATGACCATAAGCGCGACGAACAGCACGGACCTCGCTACGGCCTTCGAGCAGGAAGCCCGGCGCCTGCTGGAGGAGCACAGAGTTCCCGGCGTGACCCTGGGACTGCTGACTCCCGATGGGGACTATTTCGTCAACCTCGGCGTCACCAGTCTGGAAAACCCCCTGCCGGTCACCTCTGATACCTTCTTCCAGATCGGCAGTACCACGAAGACGATCACGTCGCTGACCTGCTCCGTGCTGGAGGCGCAGGGCAAGCTGAGGCTGGACGACACGGTTCGAACCTACCTGCCTGATTTCAGGCTGAAAGACGAGTCGGTGGCGGCGGAGGTCACCGTCCGCGACCTGCTGACCCACCAGGGCGGCTGGCAGGGCGACCTGTTCGAAGACACCGGCGAAGGCAACGACGCTGTGGCCCGGGTGGTGGGGTTCATGGCCGGGGTGGAGCAGATGGTGCCCCTGCGTGGCCACTGGAGCTACAACAACGCGGGCTTCTACGTGGCCGGGCGGGTGATTGAGGTCGTCACGGACCAGACCTACGACGCCGCGGTGACCGACTTGGTGCTCAGGCCGCTGGGGATGGAGCATACCCTCTTCTCGGCCAACCAGATCATGACCTACCGCTTTGCTGCGGGTCACAACAAAATCGGCGACGACATGGTCGTGCAGCGCCCCTGGATGATCATGCGCTCGGCGGCGCCCGCAGGCAGCACCTGCTCCTCGACTGTGCAGGACATGGCGCGCTACGCCCACTACATGATGTCGGGCAGGGTGGCTACCCTGCCCGGGCCCGGCGACCAGGGCTCCCCTGACGCCGAACTCACCACCGTCTCGCCGCTGGAGACGCTGGATCGGCGCGCGCTGTGGGAACGTACCATCCCTATCGGCCTCTCGCTGAGCGGCTCTGCGGGCACCTCGGGCGAGATGGGCCAGAGCTGGTTCGTGGACCGGCCTTCCGGAACGCTGATCATCAGCCACGGGGGCACGACCTATGGGCAGCAGTCGGACTTCTGGGTGGCCCCCGACCGTGGGGTGAGCTTTATTGCGATGACCAACGCTTCCAACGGGCACGCCCTGCACCGCAAGCTGAGCGAGTGGGTCAAGCGCGAGGTGCTGGGTCTGAGCGCCCCTGCCCTGGACGAGCACACCATCACGCCTGAGGAGATGTGGGCGCTGGCGGGCGACTACACGGTCTTTGGCACGCCGATGAGCGTGGGGGTGCGGGCTGAGGATGACGGGTTGAGGCTGACCCTGCCCAACCTAACGGGGGAGGGGCCGGAGACGGTGGCCCTGCGCCTCATCGGCCCGGACAGAGCAGTGATTGCCGGGGGCGACGCGGAAGGTTTTGGGGTGGAGTTCCTGCGTGGGGCTGACGGGCAGGTGGAGTTCCTGCGCCTCGGTGGGCGGCTGTACCCCCGGGCACGTCAGGCTGTCGAAGCGGAACCCCAGCTCCCCACCAAAGCCCTGTGA
- a CDS encoding dipeptidase — protein sequence MARQIEPPIIVDGHLDLAWSSQANGRDLTRTVAEIRQAESRTRDSVMLTLPDLARGHIALVFGSLYAEPANLSFAQDLVAPPPGHHPPGYTTPEEARAQAVSQLEQYLRWEEGGHLRLVRTRDDLEDHLRRWPRDPVPGVVLTMEGADPVLVPDDFDWWWRQGVRSVGLAWTGTRYAGGTGDPRGLTAPGRELLAAMQERGAMHDASHLAEEAFWEAVDLTAPGALIASHSNARTLLSSATRRPDLPPDRHLSDDMIRAIGRGGGVIGLNLMNSFLDADWTLRERAVPVRVSDQVARHWAYVADLIGWEGVGIGSDLDAGAGREESPEELDDAGDWPRLAQAVPEEHREAVLGGNWLRVLRANLPNTGAAKPQLPT from the coding sequence ATGGCTCGACAGATTGAGCCGCCCATCATTGTGGACGGCCATCTCGACCTCGCATGGAGCAGTCAGGCCAACGGGCGGGACCTGACGCGGACGGTGGCTGAAATTCGCCAGGCCGAGAGCCGCACGCGCGACAGCGTCATGCTGACCCTGCCCGATCTGGCGCGCGGCCACATCGCCCTCGTCTTTGGCAGCCTGTACGCCGAACCCGCCAACCTCTCTTTCGCTCAGGACCTCGTCGCTCCTCCGCCCGGCCATCACCCTCCCGGCTACACCACGCCCGAGGAGGCGCGGGCCCAGGCGGTCTCGCAACTGGAGCAATACCTGCGCTGGGAAGAAGGTGGGCACCTGCGCCTCGTCCGCACGCGGGACGACCTGGAAGACCACTTACGCCGCTGGCCGCGGGACCCCGTGCCCGGTGTGGTGCTCACTATGGAGGGCGCCGACCCGGTCCTGGTGCCGGACGACTTCGACTGGTGGTGGCGGCAGGGCGTGCGGTCCGTGGGCCTGGCCTGGACGGGCACGAGATACGCCGGGGGCACCGGGGACCCGCGCGGCCTCACTGCGCCCGGCCGCGAACTGCTCGCGGCGATGCAGGAACGCGGCGCAATGCACGACGCCTCGCACCTCGCCGAGGAGGCGTTCTGGGAGGCGGTCGATCTAACCGCGCCCGGGGCGCTGATCGCCTCCCACAGTAACGCTCGGACCCTCCTGTCTTCCGCCACACGCCGCCCCGACCTGCCACCCGATCGGCACCTGAGCGACGACATGATTCGCGCGATAGGACGCGGTGGGGGTGTCATCGGCCTGAACCTGATGAACTCGTTCCTCGACGCGGACTGGACCCTCCGGGAGCGGGCCGTGCCGGTCCGGGTCAGCGATCAGGTCGCGCGCCACTGGGCCTATGTGGCGGACCTCATTGGGTGGGAGGGGGTCGGCATCGGCTCGGACCTTGACGCGGGGGCGGGCCGCGAGGAAAGCCCGGAGGAACTCGACGACGCGGGGGACTGGCCCCGGCTGGCCCAGGCTGTGCCGGAAGAGCACCGCGAGGCCGTCCTGGGGGGCAACTGGCTGCGCGTCCTGCGCGCCAACCTTCCCAACACGGGGGCAGCGAAACCCCAGCTCCCGACGTGA
- a CDS encoding N-acyl-D-amino-acid deacylase family protein, with translation MSSPIWISGGTLIDGTGAPGRRAEVLIEGDRIARIAEPGTPAPEGAEVVDASGLVVAPGFIDVMSHSVASLLHDPRSLGKVTQGVTTEIMGEGWTPAPKVACEPHGFPIHGLPGGDERWAERSRGWTRFGDWLAAQEEVGSAVNFGSFLGGATVRMSAKGHAQGASSPEELAQMRRVTREAMEDGAFGLATALIYPPGSYASTDELVAVCEEVARFGGIYITHMRSEGEGILEGFAEALEITGRSGARLHLYHLKAAGRPAWPLMEPLIERVNAERAAGREIYADMYLYTAGGTGLSAVTPPWASEGDRLRERLRDPEDRARIRQAMLEPDGTWEPLGNLAGPEAVFPVGLRHPDHQPYNGRSLAEIAQERGQDWIDAALDLIEQEPEWVGALYHLMSEENIERQLREPWVMLGSDAAGYDPAARTDGGTGGHPRAFGNFTRLLAHYVRERQILSLEEAVHRMTGLPARHLGLEGRGELRAGAFADVVIFDPATVRDRATYPDAEELSEGVRDVWVNGERVLREGEHTRAYPGRRLYHLGAAQPAQHA, from the coding sequence GTGAGCTCCCCCATCTGGATCAGCGGCGGCACCCTGATCGACGGAACGGGTGCCCCGGGCCGCCGGGCCGAGGTGCTGATTGAGGGGGACCGGATCGCCCGCATCGCCGAACCCGGCACGCCCGCGCCCGAAGGAGCCGAGGTCGTGGACGCCTCCGGCCTGGTGGTCGCCCCCGGCTTCATCGACGTGATGAGTCACTCGGTCGCCAGCCTGCTGCACGACCCCCGCAGCCTGGGCAAGGTGACGCAGGGCGTGACGACCGAGATCATGGGCGAGGGCTGGACCCCCGCGCCCAAAGTGGCCTGCGAGCCGCACGGCTTCCCTATCCACGGTCTGCCGGGGGGAGACGAACGTTGGGCCGAGCGCTCACGTGGCTGGACCCGCTTCGGCGACTGGCTCGCGGCCCAGGAGGAGGTGGGCTCCGCCGTCAATTTCGGCTCCTTCCTGGGCGGGGCCACCGTGCGGATGTCCGCCAAAGGACACGCCCAGGGCGCGAGCAGCCCCGAGGAACTGGCCCAGATGCGCCGGGTGACCCGTGAGGCGATGGAGGACGGCGCCTTCGGGCTCGCCACCGCGCTGATCTACCCTCCGGGCAGCTACGCGAGTACCGACGAGTTGGTGGCCGTGTGCGAGGAGGTGGCCCGGTTCGGCGGCATCTACATCACCCACATGCGCTCGGAGGGCGAGGGCATCCTGGAGGGTTTCGCGGAGGCGCTGGAGATCACCGGGCGCAGCGGGGCGCGGCTGCACCTCTACCACCTCAAGGCCGCCGGGCGTCCGGCCTGGCCCCTGATGGAGCCCCTCATCGAGCGGGTGAACGCCGAGCGCGCCGCGGGCCGGGAGATCTACGCGGACATGTACCTGTACACCGCGGGGGGCACGGGCCTCTCGGCGGTCACGCCCCCCTGGGCCAGCGAGGGCGACCGGCTGCGGGAGCGACTGCGCGACCCTGAGGACCGCGCCCGCATCCGCCAGGCAATGCTGGAGCCGGACGGCACCTGGGAACCACTGGGCAACTTGGCAGGACCGGAGGCGGTCTTCCCGGTGGGACTCAGGCACCCCGACCACCAGCCCTACAATGGGCGCTCGCTGGCGGAGATCGCTCAGGAGCGCGGGCAGGACTGGATTGACGCCGCGCTCGACCTGATCGAGCAGGAGCCCGAATGGGTCGGCGCCCTGTACCACCTGATGAGCGAGGAGAACATCGAACGTCAACTGCGGGAACCCTGGGTCATGCTGGGTTCGGACGCGGCGGGGTACGACCCGGCCGCCCGGACCGACGGCGGCACCGGGGGCCATCCCCGCGCGTTCGGGAACTTCACCCGGTTGCTGGCCCATTACGTCCGCGAGCGCCAGATCCTAAGCCTGGAGGAGGCCGTCCACCGGATGACCGGCCTGCCCGCGAGACACCTCGGGCTGGAGGGACGCGGCGAGCTGCGCGCCGGGGCCTTCGCGGACGTGGTGATCTTCGACCCGGCCACTGTGCGCGACCGGGCGACCTACCCAGACGCTGAGGAGCTGTCGGAGGGCGTGCGCGACGTCTGGGTGAACGGGGAACGGGTGCTGAGGGAAGGCGAGCACACGAGGGCATACCCTGGCCGCCGTCTGTACCATCTGGGCGCAGCTCAACCCGCCCAACACGCCTGA
- a CDS encoding serine hydrolase domain-containing protein — protein sequence MTATTPESSTDLASRFEQEARRLLEEYKVPGVALGLLTPDGDHFVTLGVTSVENPLPITEDTIFQIGSTTKTLTSLTISALEAQGKLKRDDTVRTYLPDFRLKDESVAAQLTILDTLTHQGGFQGDLFEDTGDGDDALARVLDKLAEAPQVVPLRGHWSYNNAGFYVAGRVIEVVTGMTWEAAVTELVLKPLGMDHTLFFPNMIMTHRFAAGHNKIEDEFKVQRPWLMVRSAGPAGSTCSSTVNDMAKYAHYVMSGTMATRPEAQEGKSGDGGAEAAGPSPLETLDRSRLWTPVRPIGIALNGFPGERGQIGQSWFLDQYEDALIISHGGTTMGHQSDFWVSPDRKVGFIALTNASNGHAYNRKLSEWVKREVLGLTPPETDAYQPGEDELNDLAGNYLVVGQPLKIGVEVREGVLTLLVPDTAAGGTKDAALRFIAPDRAIISGGDMDGYAIDFLRDAGGQVEFLKVVVRLYPRERAEAETATPNLPALEEV from the coding sequence ATGACCGCCACCACCCCAGAAAGCAGCACCGACCTCGCCTCGCGCTTCGAGCAGGAGGCCAGGCGTCTCCTGGAGGAGTACAAGGTTCCCGGCGTGGCCCTGGGCCTGCTCACGCCGGACGGCGACCACTTCGTGACCCTGGGCGTGACCAGTGTGGAAAACCCGCTGCCGATCACCGAGGACACCATCTTCCAAATCGGCAGCACCACCAAGACCCTGACCTCGCTGACGATCTCGGCGCTGGAGGCGCAGGGCAAGCTGAAGCGGGACGACACGGTGCGGACCTACCTGCCCGACTTCAGGCTCAAAGACGAGTCGGTGGCGGCGCAGCTGACCATCCTCGACACGCTGACTCACCAGGGCGGGTTCCAAGGCGACCTGTTCGAGGACACCGGTGACGGCGACGACGCGCTGGCGCGGGTGTTGGACAAGCTCGCCGAGGCGCCGCAGGTCGTGCCGCTGCGGGGCCACTGGAGCTACAACAACGCGGGCTTCTACGTGGCCGGGCGGGTGATCGAGGTCGTCACCGGGATGACCTGGGAGGCTGCCGTCACGGAGCTGGTCCTGAAGCCGCTGGGCATGGACCACACCCTGTTCTTCCCCAACATGATCATGACCCACCGCTTCGCGGCCGGGCACAACAAGATCGAGGACGAGTTCAAGGTGCAGCGGCCCTGGCTGATGGTGCGCTCGGCGGGTCCGGCGGGCAGCACCTGCTCCTCGACCGTGAACGACATGGCGAAGTACGCCCACTACGTCATGTCAGGCACGATGGCCACTAGGCCAGAGGCGCAGGAAGGCAAGTCTGGCGATGGAGGGGCCGAAGCTGCCGGACCCTCGCCGCTGGAGACGCTGGACCGCAGCCGTCTGTGGACGCCCGTGCGGCCCATCGGTATCGCGCTCAACGGCTTTCCGGGCGAGCGGGGCCAGATCGGGCAGAGCTGGTTTCTCGACCAGTACGAGGACGCGCTGATCATCAGCCATGGCGGGACCACCATGGGGCACCAGTCGGACTTCTGGGTGTCGCCGGACCGCAAGGTCGGCTTCATCGCCCTGACGAATGCCAGCAACGGGCACGCCTACAACCGCAAGCTGAGCGAGTGGGTCAAGCGCGAGGTGCTGGGTCTCACGCCGCCCGAGACGGACGCCTACCAGCCTGGCGAGGACGAGCTCAATGACCTGGCGGGCAACTACCTGGTCGTGGGGCAGCCGCTCAAGATCGGGGTGGAGGTCCGGGAGGGTGTGCTCACCCTGCTGGTCCCAGATACTGCGGCGGGCGGCACCAAGGACGCGGCGCTGCGCTTCATCGCCCCTGACCGCGCGATCATCAGCGGCGGCGACATGGACGGCTACGCCATCGACTTCCTGCGGGATGCGGGGGGGCAGGTCGAGTTCCTGAAGGTCGTCGTGCGGCTCTACCCGCGCGAGCGGGCCGAGGCAGAAACGGCCACCCCCAACCTCCCCGCGCTGGAAGAGGTGTGA
- a CDS encoding ABC transporter substrate-binding protein, producing the protein MKRSLPTLTLALIASSALATPKDALVYQVSSATASVEPAQALVTYDALPTMQMYEGLYLNNFGRYEPLLATGFTQSKDGKTTTFTLRKGVKFHDGSTMTCADVEYSMRRTFLVGSETSRAAQVRANLLSIPGFTPEVKKTFTFAKLSSLVKCNAAGQLVLTLDRNVPSLLDSITTTYIVPMKALVAGGDWSGTARDFAAFMGKDVSNSTLAQKPIGTGAYQFVARDPSRFVMRGFDGYWGGAPKLKNVIIQKVDSDTARVLALQKGDADIAIVPDRDTLAKLKGVPGVKVYEDLPTQNLTGVILFNQNIKDDKLLPAGQLAENNIPVNFFSDIHVRRAFAALFDTKTYVRDGQKGFAQARNTTLPPNNWAEDKTLRPPAYNLKTAEAELKQAFGGKLWTTGFTVPLETYAGLGISDVIAGIFKQNIEKLNPKFHATISTLELSAANARLLGGKSAFGALTWGGADPDTVLRGLYSSGGILAPATNFKDPKLEEMLDKARDTVGQNARRPLYRTVLRYLNQQTYAFPLPQPLAFAATTSALKGYPEFNNTNLFRVLSK; encoded by the coding sequence ATGAAGCGCTCCCTGCCCACCCTGACCCTGGCTCTCATTGCCTCAAGCGCCCTGGCAACGCCGAAAGACGCGCTGGTCTACCAAGTTTCCTCGGCCACCGCCAGTGTGGAACCCGCGCAGGCCCTGGTGACCTATGACGCGTTGCCGACCATGCAGATGTACGAGGGCCTGTACCTTAACAACTTTGGTAGGTACGAACCGCTGCTCGCCACCGGCTTCACCCAGAGCAAGGACGGCAAGACCACCACCTTTACCCTGCGAAAAGGGGTCAAGTTCCACGACGGCAGCACCATGACCTGCGCCGACGTCGAGTATTCGATGCGCCGCACCTTCTTGGTGGGCAGCGAAACGTCGCGGGCCGCGCAGGTTCGCGCCAATCTGCTGAGCATTCCCGGCTTCACGCCGGAGGTCAAGAAGACCTTCACCTTCGCCAAGCTGTCGAGCCTGGTCAAGTGCAATGCAGCGGGGCAACTGGTGCTGACTCTGGACCGTAACGTCCCCAGCCTGCTGGATTCCATCACGACGACGTACATCGTGCCAATGAAGGCGCTGGTGGCGGGCGGCGACTGGAGCGGCACGGCCAGAGACTTCGCCGCCTTTATGGGCAAGGACGTGTCCAACTCCACGCTGGCGCAAAAGCCTATCGGCACCGGGGCGTACCAGTTCGTGGCGCGCGATCCCAGCCGCTTCGTCATGAGGGGCTTTGACGGTTACTGGGGGGGCGCACCCAAACTGAAAAACGTCATTATTCAGAAGGTGGACAGCGACACTGCTCGCGTGCTGGCGCTGCAAAAGGGGGACGCCGACATCGCCATCGTCCCCGACCGCGACACGCTGGCAAAACTCAAGGGCGTTCCCGGTGTCAAGGTCTACGAGGATCTGCCCACCCAAAACCTGACCGGCGTGATCCTGTTCAACCAGAACATCAAGGACGACAAGCTGCTGCCCGCTGGCCAACTGGCCGAGAACAACATTCCTGTCAACTTCTTCAGCGATATTCACGTTCGCCGCGCGTTCGCGGCGCTGTTCGACACCAAGACCTATGTCCGCGACGGACAGAAGGGCTTTGCTCAAGCCCGCAACACCACCCTGCCTCCCAATAACTGGGCCGAGGACAAAACGCTCAGGCCCCCCGCCTACAACCTCAAGACCGCCGAGGCCGAACTCAAGCAGGCATTTGGAGGCAAGCTGTGGACTACCGGCTTCACCGTTCCCCTGGAGACCTACGCTGGCCTCGGAATATCCGACGTCATTGCGGGCATCTTCAAACAGAACATCGAGAAGCTGAACCCCAAGTTCCACGCCACCATCAGTACCCTGGAACTCAGTGCGGCCAACGCCAGGCTGCTGGGCGGCAAATCAGCCTTTGGTGCGCTGACCTGGGGCGGCGCGGACCCCGACACCGTGCTGCGCGGGCTGTACAGCTCCGGCGGCATCCTGGCCCCAGCCACCAACTTCAAAGACCCCAAGCTGGAAGAAATGCTGGACAAGGCCCGCGACACCGTGGGCCAGAATGCCCGGAGGCCCCTATACCGCACGGTGCTGCGCTACCTGAACCAGCAGACCTACGCTTTCCCGCTGCCGCAGCCGCTGGCCTTCGCAGCCACCACGTCAGCCCTTAAGGGCTACCCGGAGTTCAACAACACCAATCTGTTCCGCGTGCTCAGCAAGTAA